A window of Thermoanaerobaculia bacterium contains these coding sequences:
- a CDS encoding glycosyltransferase: ELASLRGMLLRERSPVEVDRAIFVDDAAVDGSGPLLDRLAAQHAWIEVLHLPRNAGQHVATAAGLARAPGDWIATLDEDLQHRPESLLPLLAAAAAASADLVYAAPHGGVHRTFYRDASSLTAKFLIGLLSGNRNVRHFNSFRVVRGPIARAAATEITAGTYLDIALSWFAERVVVVPLSLVDRRDLAGLPGGYDLPGLLRHAKRMLLTSWKGPPRRAGLRSGTGAEVERPPYPDGREREIAVDRTRDIEVSDFLLRLGSNSRGPGEPAC; this comes from the coding sequence GGAGCTCGCGTCGCTGCGCGGGATGCTGCTGCGCGAGCGCTCGCCGGTCGAGGTCGACCGCGCGATCTTCGTCGACGACGCCGCGGTGGACGGATCGGGACCGCTGCTCGATCGCCTGGCGGCGCAGCATGCCTGGATCGAAGTCCTGCACCTGCCGCGCAACGCGGGCCAGCACGTCGCGACGGCCGCAGGGTTGGCGCGCGCTCCCGGGGATTGGATCGCGACGCTGGACGAGGATCTGCAACACCGGCCCGAGAGCCTCCTCCCGCTTCTCGCCGCGGCCGCGGCGGCCTCGGCCGACCTCGTCTATGCCGCCCCCCATGGCGGCGTCCATCGCACCTTCTACCGCGACGCCTCCTCGCTCACCGCGAAGTTCCTCATCGGTCTTCTGTCCGGCAATCGCAATGTCCGCCACTTCAACAGCTTTCGCGTCGTTCGCGGACCGATCGCGCGCGCCGCGGCGACAGAGATCACCGCCGGCACCTACCTCGACATCGCACTTTCCTGGTTCGCCGAGCGCGTCGTCGTCGTTCCACTCTCCCTCGTCGACCGGCGCGATCTCGCCGGGCTACCGGGGGGCTACGACCTTCCCGGTCTCCTCCGGCACGCGAAACGCATGCTCCTGACGTCGTGGAAAGGTCCGCCGCGCCGAGCTGGCCTCAGGAGTGGAACCGGCGCGGAGGTGGAACGCCCACCCTACCCCGACGGGCGGGAACGAGAGATCGCCGTGGACCGCACGCGCGATATCGAGGTGAGCGATTTCCTGCTGCGACTCGGGTCGAACAGCCGCGGACCCGGCGAACCCGCATGCTAA
- a CDS encoding electron transfer flavoprotein-ubiquinone oxidoreductase: MTNAERETLDIDVLFVGAGPASLAGAYHLARLLAAHNAGAVAGSRLELSIAVLEKGSEVGAHGLSGAIIDPRSLRELFPEKFASIPFEAEVGREHLWWLTKEKALSLPEPPQLKNHGNYVASLGKLVKWMAKEVEALGVDIFCEFPGRELLYEDSPAGPGRRVAGVRTGDKGIGKDGRRKANFEPGVDIRSQVTVLGEGPRGTLAKQLESRFGLCEGKNPQVYALGIKEVWELPQGRFEPGEIWHTMGWPMWPDHFGGGFIYGMQDNLLIVGLVYGLDYENPLDDPHLEFQRMKTHPAIAQLLAGGTMSYYGAKAIPESGYWAMPKLGGDGFCLIGDSGGFVDGQRLKGIHLAVKSGMLAAESIFAAAVAGQPLSTAGDAYPAHFEASWAKAELWKSRNFHQGFERGGFDAMVNAALGTVTGGKGFGLFERLPAEAGHERLHRLDSERSDYRAPAPVAFDGKLTFDRLADVYNSGAAHEEDQPVHLLVADTSICVDRCAREFGNPCTRFCPAGVYEMVEDGSAAAGRRLQINASNCVHCKTCDIMDPYQIIDWVPPEGGGGPNYGKM; the protein is encoded by the coding sequence ATGACCAACGCGGAACGTGAAACCCTGGATATCGATGTTCTCTTCGTCGGCGCCGGGCCGGCGAGCCTCGCCGGCGCCTACCATCTGGCGCGCCTTCTCGCCGCGCACAACGCCGGCGCCGTCGCCGGATCCCGGCTCGAGCTCTCGATCGCCGTGCTCGAGAAGGGCAGCGAGGTCGGCGCCCACGGTCTCTCCGGAGCGATCATCGATCCGCGGAGTCTTCGTGAGCTCTTTCCCGAGAAGTTCGCTTCGATCCCGTTCGAGGCCGAGGTTGGCCGCGAGCATCTCTGGTGGCTGACGAAGGAGAAGGCGCTCTCGCTCCCGGAGCCGCCGCAGTTGAAGAACCACGGCAACTACGTCGCCTCGCTCGGCAAGCTGGTCAAATGGATGGCGAAAGAGGTCGAGGCCCTGGGAGTCGACATCTTCTGCGAGTTTCCGGGCCGCGAGCTCCTCTACGAAGACTCCCCTGCCGGCCCCGGGCGGCGCGTCGCCGGCGTGCGAACGGGCGACAAGGGGATCGGCAAGGACGGCAGGCGCAAGGCCAACTTCGAGCCCGGAGTCGACATCCGGAGCCAGGTGACCGTGCTCGGAGAAGGGCCGCGCGGCACGCTCGCGAAGCAGCTCGAAAGCCGATTCGGACTCTGTGAAGGCAAGAATCCGCAGGTCTACGCCCTCGGTATCAAGGAGGTCTGGGAGCTGCCGCAGGGGCGTTTCGAGCCGGGCGAGATCTGGCACACCATGGGCTGGCCGATGTGGCCCGATCACTTCGGCGGCGGCTTCATCTACGGGATGCAGGACAACCTCCTCATCGTCGGCCTCGTCTACGGCCTCGACTACGAGAATCCGCTGGACGACCCGCATCTCGAGTTCCAGCGCATGAAGACGCATCCGGCGATCGCACAGCTCCTCGCCGGCGGCACGATGTCCTACTACGGCGCCAAGGCGATTCCGGAGAGCGGCTACTGGGCGATGCCGAAGCTCGGCGGCGACGGCTTCTGCCTGATCGGCGACAGCGGCGGGTTCGTCGACGGCCAGCGCCTCAAAGGGATCCATCTCGCGGTGAAGTCCGGAATGCTCGCGGCCGAGTCGATCTTCGCCGCGGCGGTCGCCGGACAGCCGCTCTCCACCGCCGGCGACGCCTACCCGGCGCACTTCGAAGCGAGCTGGGCGAAAGCCGAGCTCTGGAAGAGCCGCAACTTCCACCAGGGATTCGAGCGCGGCGGCTTCGACGCCATGGTCAACGCGGCGCTCGGCACGGTCACCGGCGGCAAGGGCTTCGGTCTCTTCGAGCGCCTGCCGGCCGAAGCCGGGCATGAGCGCCTTCACCGGCTCGACAGCGAGCGCTCCGACTATCGTGCACCGGCGCCCGTCGCCTTCGACGGCAAGCTGACCTTCGACCGTCTCGCGGACGTCTACAACTCGGGAGCCGCGCACGAGGAGGATCAGCCGGTGCATCTGCTGGTCGCCGACACCTCGATCTGCGTCGACCGCTGCGCCCGCGAGTTCGGCAATCCGTGCACCCGCTTCTGCCCCGCCGGAGTCTACGAAATGGTCGAGGACGGCTCGGCTGCAGCCGGCAGGCGTCTGCAGATCAACGCGTCGAACTGCGTGCACTGCAAGACCTGCGACATCATGGACCCCTACCAGATCATCGATTGGGTGCCACCCGAGGGTGGCGGCGGTCCCAACTACGGCAAGATGTAG
- a CDS encoding DPP IV N-terminal domain-containing protein — protein sequence MRTPVLPLALGLLLPAALLAGELSVEKLFDPAALPKVTQSAWRPDGRWLTQVAKEESGTELRGIDAATGKVAFRLPWSDLQLAPAAAAKVTASIAPSEYLWSPRSDALLLTAGEDLYLYRLAGKSLQRLTDTAAEEEAATFSPDGRKVAYVRDCDLFVRDLESGLESRITTDGRDNEILNGKNDWVYWEEIWNRNPTGYWWSPDSRRLAYYRFDDRAVPTYPLLDERGTYPEIRFQRYPKAGETNPTVRMRVVELATRATIELATADSPAAEDAYLVRVHWRPDSAQIAIERLNRDQTELDLLGCDPVSGVCAVITSQTSATWVNIPNEFHFLADGGFLWSSEESGWNRLRRHAADGAVIATVSPEEFAVTALDAVDEASGVAIITGFRPGGLGAADRQVWLLPLAPTGGAAAPRVLAGGVGTNGADVAPGARHWVHRWSDANHPPRSTIRRISGEAVVALPTQNLSYDPEKLPQWELFEIPGPGGVRLPARWLRPANFDPTRRYPVIMFHYGGPASQVVTNAWDSRRPPWHQWMAERGYVVFMVDNEASVFFGKRGEDKMHRNFGPLELAGQLAGVEHLKSIAWVDSTRIGLWGWSGGGANTLWSLFHSPGTWKAGVAGAPVSDMRFYDSIWTERYMDTPQTNPDGYKSGSALSAATRLGDALLIVHGTGDDNVHPQNSIALMD from the coding sequence ATGAGAACACCCGTGCTGCCGCTAGCGCTTGGCCTGCTCCTCCCCGCCGCGCTGCTCGCCGGCGAGCTCTCGGTCGAGAAACTCTTCGATCCTGCGGCGCTGCCGAAAGTCACCCAGAGCGCCTGGCGCCCGGACGGCCGGTGGCTCACCCAGGTCGCGAAGGAGGAATCCGGCACCGAGCTCCGCGGTATCGATGCGGCGACAGGAAAGGTCGCCTTCAGGCTGCCCTGGTCCGATCTCCAGCTCGCGCCCGCAGCAGCGGCCAAAGTCACCGCGTCGATCGCCCCTTCGGAGTACCTCTGGTCGCCGCGAAGCGACGCCCTGCTGCTCACCGCCGGAGAGGACCTCTACCTCTACCGGCTTGCCGGGAAGTCGCTGCAGCGGCTCACCGACACCGCCGCCGAAGAGGAGGCCGCGACCTTCTCCCCCGACGGGCGCAAGGTGGCCTACGTGCGCGACTGCGACCTCTTCGTCCGCGACCTCGAAAGCGGGCTCGAGAGTCGGATCACGACCGACGGCAGGGACAACGAGATCCTGAACGGCAAGAACGACTGGGTCTATTGGGAGGAGATCTGGAACCGGAATCCGACCGGGTACTGGTGGAGCCCGGACAGCCGGCGCCTCGCCTACTACCGGTTCGACGACCGCGCCGTTCCCACCTATCCGCTGCTCGACGAGCGCGGGACCTATCCCGAGATCCGCTTCCAGCGCTACCCCAAAGCGGGCGAGACCAATCCGACCGTCCGGATGCGCGTGGTCGAGCTCGCGACACGGGCGACGATCGAGCTCGCGACCGCCGACTCACCCGCCGCCGAGGACGCCTACCTCGTCCGCGTGCACTGGCGCCCGGACAGCGCGCAGATCGCGATCGAACGCCTGAACCGCGACCAGACGGAGCTCGACCTTCTGGGATGCGATCCGGTTTCGGGTGTTTGCGCGGTGATCACCAGCCAGACCAGCGCGACCTGGGTGAACATTCCGAACGAGTTCCACTTCCTCGCCGACGGCGGTTTCCTCTGGTCGAGCGAAGAGAGCGGTTGGAACCGTCTGCGCCGGCACGCCGCGGACGGCGCGGTCATCGCCACGGTCTCACCAGAGGAGTTCGCGGTGACGGCACTCGACGCGGTCGACGAAGCGAGCGGCGTCGCCATCATCACCGGTTTCCGGCCCGGCGGCCTCGGCGCGGCGGACCGGCAGGTCTGGCTCCTGCCGCTCGCCCCCACCGGCGGCGCAGCGGCTCCGCGGGTGCTGGCCGGCGGCGTCGGAACGAACGGTGCGGACGTCGCCCCCGGTGCGCGCCACTGGGTTCATCGCTGGAGCGACGCCAATCATCCGCCGCGGTCGACGATCCGGCGCATCAGCGGCGAAGCGGTGGTCGCCCTGCCGACGCAGAATCTCTCCTACGATCCCGAGAAGCTCCCGCAGTGGGAGCTCTTCGAGATCCCGGGGCCCGGCGGCGTCCGCCTCCCGGCCCGCTGGCTGCGGCCGGCGAACTTCGACCCGACGAGGCGCTATCCGGTCATCATGTTCCACTATGGCGGCCCTGCGTCACAGGTGGTGACGAATGCCTGGGATTCGCGTCGCCCACCTTGGCACCAGTGGATGGCCGAGCGCGGCTACGTCGTCTTCATGGTCGACAACGAGGCCTCGGTTTTCTTCGGCAAGCGCGGCGAGGACAAGATGCATCGCAACTTCGGTCCGCTCGAGCTCGCCGGCCAGCTCGCCGGGGTCGAGCATCTCAAGTCGATCGCCTGGGTCGATTCGACTCGCATCGGTCTCTGGGGCTGGTCGGGCGGCGGCGCCAATACACTCTGGTCGCTCTTCCACAGTCCGGGAACCTGGAAGGCCGGGGTGGCCGGCGCACCGGTCTCGGACATGCGTTTCTACGACTCGATCTGGACCGAGCGCTACATGGACACTCCGCAGACGAATCCGGACGGCTACAAGAGCGGTTCGGCGCTGAGCGCCGCGACCCGGCTAGGGGACGCCCTGCTGATCGTGCACGGCACCGGAGACGACAACGTCCATCCGCAGAACTCGATCGCTCTCATGGACAA
- a CDS encoding prolyl oligopeptidase family serine peptidase, translating into PDGYKSGSALSAATRLGDALLIVHGTGDDNVHPQNSIALMDKLVAAGIPFEDALYPREKHTFKSAASKHFHLRMTEFFDRHLQPGPSAASAPAAPPAPAAPADRGSGITGPAAGEAQ; encoded by the coding sequence ATCCGGACGGCTACAAGAGCGGTTCGGCGCTGAGCGCCGCGACCCGGCTAGGGGACGCCCTGCTGATCGTGCACGGCACCGGAGACGACAACGTCCATCCGCAGAACTCGATCGCTCTCATGGACAAGCTCGTCGCCGCCGGCATCCCGTTCGAGGACGCCCTCTACCCACGAGAAAAACACACTTTCAAGTCGGCGGCGTCGAAGCACTTCCACCTTCGCATGACCGAGTTCTTCGACCGCCATCTGCAGCCCGGGCCATCGGCGGCATCGGCGCCAGCGGCGCCACCTGCGCCAGCGGCGCCAGCCGATCGCGGATCCGGGATCACAGGACCCGCCGCTGGAGAGGCGCAATGA
- a CDS encoding dual specificity protein phosphatase family protein translates to MNLRTALDFNLFPVDDEGRLYISPAIRDWSHLEPAGVRVVIDLEGGIDHGVPVLPNHTLYLYFPIFDEDLPDIERLHGIAQLGARLVRSGQPVLSHCGAGFNRSALVAGLILVELGWSGAEALQRLRERRPGALFNETFAAYLGSR, encoded by the coding sequence ATGAACTTGAGGACGGCTCTCGACTTCAACCTGTTCCCGGTGGACGACGAAGGCCGGCTCTACATCTCACCGGCGATCCGCGACTGGAGCCATCTCGAGCCCGCCGGCGTGCGCGTCGTGATCGACCTCGAGGGCGGGATCGACCACGGCGTGCCGGTGCTGCCCAACCACACGCTCTATCTCTACTTTCCGATCTTCGACGAGGACCTGCCCGACATCGAGCGCCTGCACGGCATCGCGCAGCTCGGCGCGCGCCTCGTGCGTTCGGGGCAACCGGTGCTCTCGCACTGCGGCGCCGGTTTCAACCGTTCGGCGCTGGTCGCCGGTCTCATCCTCGTCGAGCTCGGCTGGTCGGGCGCCGAAGCCCTGCAGCGCCTGCGTGAACGCCGGCCCGGAGCGCTCTTCAACGAGACCTTCGCCGCCTACCTGGGCTCGCGCTGA
- a CDS encoding serine/threonine protein kinase — protein MSLAIRSRWVEVESAFEALVDLDSESRLHRLTEIAVVDLELANAVAELLAADGIERSALDLDAALLVAAVQGGGPRVESDSGDTARDADAGDALGDVIAPAALPRRIGGCRIRRRVGQGSAGEVFEADRDGQRVAVKRLLAAHSGTEIERRFAMELDILASLDHPAISRLLDAGRDGQGRPYLVLEWVDGIDIATYVRDNDLPEVERLRLFLRLCEAVAAAHAANILHRDLKPANVLVDAAGWPKLLDFGIAKLLDGAGDGRETASGVWLFTLDYAAPEQILGRLPGPAADQFSLAVILFELLAGVRPLRRGGRPISRVLRELEREAVPRLPWGDRELRAIVGRALAASPADRHASVADFSGALALWLAERAPAPA, from the coding sequence GTGAGTCTCGCGATCCGTAGTCGCTGGGTGGAAGTGGAGTCGGCTTTCGAAGCGCTGGTCGACCTCGATTCCGAATCCCGCCTCCACCGTCTGACGGAGATCGCCGTGGTCGATCTCGAGCTCGCCAACGCCGTCGCCGAGCTCCTCGCCGCCGACGGCATCGAAAGGAGCGCGCTCGACCTCGACGCTGCGCTGCTCGTCGCCGCGGTCCAGGGCGGCGGGCCGCGGGTCGAGTCCGACTCCGGCGATACTGCCCGCGACGCGGATGCCGGCGACGCCCTCGGCGATGTCATCGCGCCCGCGGCGCTGCCGCGTCGCATCGGCGGCTGCCGGATCCGCCGGCGCGTCGGGCAGGGGAGCGCCGGCGAGGTCTTCGAGGCCGACCGCGACGGGCAGCGCGTCGCGGTCAAAAGGCTGCTCGCGGCGCACTCCGGCACCGAGATCGAGCGCCGCTTCGCGATGGAGCTCGACATCCTCGCGAGTCTCGACCATCCGGCCATCTCCAGGCTGCTCGACGCCGGGCGCGATGGGCAGGGCCGCCCCTACCTGGTGCTCGAATGGGTCGATGGCATCGACATCGCGACCTACGTCCGCGACAACGACCTGCCCGAGGTCGAGCGCCTGCGGCTCTTTCTGCGGCTCTGCGAGGCGGTCGCCGCGGCGCACGCGGCGAACATCCTGCATCGCGACCTCAAACCCGCCAACGTGCTCGTCGACGCCGCGGGCTGGCCGAAGCTGCTCGACTTCGGGATCGCCAAGCTCCTCGACGGAGCGGGCGACGGCCGCGAGACAGCGAGCGGTGTCTGGCTCTTCACGCTCGACTATGCGGCTCCGGAGCAGATCCTCGGGCGCCTCCCGGGACCGGCCGCCGATCAGTTCAGCCTGGCGGTGATCCTCTTCGAGCTGCTCGCCGGGGTGCGGCCGCTGCGCCGAGGCGGCAGGCCGATCTCGCGCGTGCTGCGCGAGCTCGAGCGCGAGGCCGTGCCGCGCCTGCCCTGGGGGGACCGCGAGTTGCGCGCCATCGTAGGGCGTGCTCTGGCCGCTTCTCCTGCGGACCGCCACGCCAGTGTCGCCGATTTCTCCGGCGCCCTCGCCCTCTGGCTCGCAGAGCGCGCCCCCGCTCCCGCCTGA
- a CDS encoding sigma-70 family RNA polymerase sigma factor has translation MSVAAWNPPALWNPAVAARAPWVYHASPVAPREKAAGEITLLLAAVRAGDRSALDTIFDRLYTELKRLARSQLRFGRSAVALDTTALVHEAYLKLVRAERLALVDRGHFFALAAKAMRQILIGHAEHLRRQKRGGGIEAVPLDEQIAAPALWQAEQLLAVDVALAELERLSPRLARIVELRFFVGLNESEIGELCEQSQRTIRRDWRKARAFLQVELERQGFGA, from the coding sequence ATGTCCGTTGCCGCCTGGAATCCGCCCGCGCTGTGGAATCCTGCCGTCGCCGCTCGCGCTCCGTGGGTCTATCATGCGTCGCCAGTGGCTCCGAGGGAGAAAGCGGCCGGCGAGATCACGCTCCTGCTCGCAGCGGTGCGGGCGGGGGATCGGAGCGCCCTCGACACCATCTTCGATCGCCTCTACACCGAGCTCAAGCGACTCGCGCGTTCGCAGTTGCGCTTCGGTCGCTCGGCGGTGGCGCTCGACACCACCGCGCTCGTGCACGAGGCCTATCTCAAGCTTGTGAGGGCCGAGCGACTGGCGCTCGTCGACCGCGGGCACTTCTTCGCGCTGGCCGCCAAGGCGATGCGCCAGATCCTCATCGGCCACGCCGAGCACCTGAGGCGGCAGAAGCGCGGCGGCGGCATCGAGGCGGTGCCGCTCGACGAGCAGATCGCGGCTCCGGCCCTCTGGCAGGCCGAGCAGCTGCTGGCAGTCGACGTCGCGCTGGCGGAGCTCGAGCGGCTTTCGCCGCGGCTCGCCCGCATCGTCGAGTTGCGGTTTTTCGTCGGGTTGAACGAGAGCGAGATCGGCGAGCTCTGCGAGCAGTCCCAGCGCACCATCCGGCGTGACTGGCGCAAGGCGCGCGCTTTCCTGCAGGTCGAGCTCGAGCGCCAGGGATTCGGCGCGTGA
- the fabF gene encoding beta-ketoacyl-ACP synthase II has protein sequence MHQRRRVVVTGVGLVSPLGVGTEATWKSLLAGESGIGPITRFDTSNYAARIAGEVKGFAAEDWMEKKEVKKCDTFIHFALAASQMAISDAGLTIDESNAERVGVVIGSGIGGLPLIERTHTTMLERGPDRVSPFFIPGLIVNLAAGQVSILTGARGPNSAPATACTTGLHAVGDAFRLIQHGYADAMITGGAEAVITPLAVAGFTVMRALSLRNDEPQRASRPWDKDRDGFVMGEGAGILVLEERDLALARGATVYAELVGYGMSADAYHMSAPHPEGRGAAQVMKSALADAGLPPESVDYINAHGTSTGLGDAAEVQAIHRVFGEHAHKLAVSSTKSSTGHLLGAAGGLECGLLALAIRDQILPATLNLDEPGEGCDLDFVPHKARPAKLEIGLTNSFGFGGTNGALLMRRPD, from the coding sequence CTGCACCAACGGCGACGCGTCGTCGTCACGGGAGTCGGTCTCGTTTCGCCACTCGGCGTCGGTACGGAAGCGACCTGGAAGTCGCTTCTGGCCGGCGAGAGCGGCATCGGGCCGATCACCCGTTTCGACACGTCGAACTATGCTGCCCGCATCGCGGGCGAGGTCAAGGGATTCGCGGCCGAGGACTGGATGGAGAAGAAGGAGGTCAAGAAGTGCGACACCTTCATCCATTTCGCCCTCGCCGCGAGCCAGATGGCGATCTCCGACGCGGGCCTCACGATCGATGAGTCGAATGCCGAGCGCGTCGGCGTCGTGATCGGCTCCGGGATCGGCGGCCTGCCGCTCATCGAGCGTACACACACCACCATGCTCGAGCGCGGACCGGACCGGGTGTCACCGTTCTTCATCCCCGGCCTGATCGTCAATCTGGCCGCCGGTCAGGTATCGATTCTCACCGGCGCGCGCGGACCCAACAGCGCCCCCGCGACCGCCTGCACCACCGGCCTCCATGCGGTGGGCGACGCCTTCCGGCTGATCCAGCACGGCTACGCCGACGCCATGATCACCGGCGGGGCGGAGGCCGTGATCACGCCGCTCGCGGTCGCAGGATTCACCGTGATGCGGGCGCTCTCCCTGCGCAACGACGAGCCGCAGCGTGCCTCCCGTCCGTGGGACAAGGACCGCGACGGTTTCGTCATGGGCGAGGGCGCCGGCATCCTGGTGCTCGAGGAGCGCGACCTCGCGCTCGCCCGGGGAGCCACCGTCTACGCCGAGCTGGTCGGCTACGGCATGAGCGCCGACGCGTACCACATGTCCGCGCCGCACCCGGAAGGTCGCGGTGCCGCGCAGGTGATGAAGAGCGCGCTCGCCGACGCCGGACTCCCTCCCGAATCGGTCGACTACATCAACGCCCACGGCACCTCCACGGGCCTGGGCGACGCCGCCGAGGTGCAGGCGATTCACCGGGTCTTCGGCGAGCATGCTCACAAGCTGGCGGTCTCCTCGACCAAGTCCTCGACCGGGCACCTCCTGGGCGCGGCGGGCGGACTCGAGTGCGGCCTGCTGGCGCTCGCGATCCGCGACCAGATTCTCCCGGCGACGCTCAATCTGGACGAGCCGGGCGAGGGTTGCGATCTCGACTTCGTGCCGCACAAGGCCCGCCCGGCGAAGCTCGAGATCGGACTGACGAACTCGTTCGGGTTCGGTGGCACCAACGGCGCTCTGCTCATGCGCCGCCCCGACTGA
- a CDS encoding acyl carrier protein has product MSVAEKVKSIIVEQLGVEADEVTSEASFTEDLGADSLDIVELVMAFEEEFGIEIPDEDAEKIGRVQEAVSYIEKHAAEKN; this is encoded by the coding sequence ATGTCCGTTGCCGAGAAGGTGAAGAGCATCATCGTGGAGCAGCTCGGCGTTGAAGCCGACGAAGTGACGTCCGAAGCGAGCTTCACCGAGGATCTGGGCGCCGACTCGCTCGACATCGTCGAGCTGGTCATGGCGTTCGAGGAGGAGTTCGGGATCGAGATCCCGGACGAGGACGCGGAGAAGATCGGCCGGGTCCAGGAAGCCGTCAGCTACATCGAGAAGCACGCCGCGGAAAAGAACTGA
- the fabG gene encoding 3-oxoacyl-[acyl-carrier-protein] reductase produces the protein MFRLDGRTALVTGASQGIGEAIARRLAERGAGVVLAARNLAKLGRVQEEIVAAGGRAHTLALDLARAEEVGDRIKELPEGFDTIDILVNNAGITGDNLLARMSLEQWRGVLDTNLTGAFAVTREVVRGMMRRRWGRIVTVSSVIGLMGNAGQANYAAAKAGLIGFSKSLARELASRNITANVVAPGFIETAMTEALPEATRAEMFTRIPLGRLGRSEDIADAVVYLASEEAGYVTGQVLNVSGGLYI, from the coding sequence ATGTTCCGATTGGACGGCAGGACGGCGCTGGTCACCGGCGCATCCCAGGGAATCGGCGAGGCGATTGCCAGGCGGCTCGCCGAACGCGGCGCCGGCGTCGTGCTCGCGGCGCGCAATCTCGCCAAGCTCGGCCGGGTGCAGGAGGAGATCGTCGCCGCTGGCGGCAGAGCTCACACTCTGGCGCTCGACCTCGCACGGGCGGAGGAAGTGGGCGACCGCATCAAGGAGCTGCCCGAGGGCTTCGATACCATCGACATCCTGGTCAACAACGCCGGCATCACGGGCGACAACCTGCTCGCCCGCATGAGTCTCGAGCAGTGGCGCGGCGTGCTCGACACCAACCTCACCGGCGCCTTCGCGGTGACACGCGAGGTCGTGCGTGGCATGATGCGCCGCCGGTGGGGCAGAATCGTCACGGTCTCGTCGGTGATCGGCTTGATGGGGAACGCCGGCCAGGCGAACTATGCCGCCGCCAAGGCCGGACTGATCGGATTCAGCAAGTCGCTGGCCCGCGAGCTCGCGAGCCGCAACATCACGGCGAACGTCGTAGCGCCGGGCTTCATCGAGACGGCGATGACGGAGGCTCTGCCCGAGGCGACGCGCGCCGAGATGTTCACTCGCATCCCGCTGGGCAGGCTGGGGAGGTCGGAGGATATTGCCGACGCGGTGGTGTATCTCGCCAGCGAGGAGGCCGGTTACGTCACCGGACAGGTGTTGAACGTCTCCGGTGGTCTCTATATCTGA
- the fabD gene encoding ACP S-malonyltransferase, translating to MQPKTAFLFPGQGSQKIGMGRAWAEAFPAALAVFDEASEALGFDVAALCWEGPDSQLQLTANTQPAILTASVAIERVLAGHGLVPDAVAGHSLGEYSALVAAGVLTLADAVRLVRRRGELMQEAVPVGVGAMAAILGLDSDAVRAVAADAASAPDGAAGEICSVANYNSPDQTVIAGHKAAVERAMALARERGAKRALPLPVSAPFHCALMGPARAGLAPRLAATVFSPARLPVVVNIDARPSSAGNALRDALERQIDGPVRWVESVRFLHDEMEVRRFVEVGPGSVLSGLVKRIVPGVETVSIQEPAALAALLEAPAPQEG from the coding sequence TTGCAACCGAAGACCGCGTTTCTTTTTCCCGGACAGGGTTCGCAGAAGATCGGCATGGGCAGGGCGTGGGCCGAGGCCTTTCCGGCCGCCCTCGCCGTCTTCGACGAAGCGTCGGAAGCGCTCGGCTTCGATGTCGCGGCGCTCTGCTGGGAGGGTCCCGACTCGCAACTGCAGCTGACCGCGAACACCCAGCCGGCGATTCTCACCGCGTCGGTGGCGATCGAACGGGTGCTCGCCGGCCACGGTCTCGTGCCCGACGCCGTCGCCGGACACAGCCTGGGTGAGTACTCGGCGCTGGTCGCTGCAGGGGTGCTCACCCTGGCCGATGCCGTCCGCCTGGTTCGGCGGCGCGGCGAGCTCATGCAGGAGGCCGTTCCGGTCGGCGTCGGCGCGATGGCGGCGATCCTCGGGCTCGACTCCGACGCGGTCCGCGCCGTGGCCGCCGATGCCGCCAGCGCTCCAGACGGGGCCGCCGGGGAGATCTGCTCCGTCGCCAACTACAATTCGCCGGATCAGACGGTGATCGCCGGCCACAAGGCGGCAGTCGAGCGTGCCATGGCGCTCGCCAGAGAGCGCGGAGCGAAGCGTGCCCTGCCCTTGCCGGTCTCCGCTCCTTTCCACTGCGCGCTCATGGGCCCGGCGCGCGCCGGCCTCGCGCCGCGGCTTGCCGCGACGGTCTTCTCGCCGGCCCGCCTGCCGGTGGTGGTCAACATCGACGCCCGTCCGAGCAGCGCCGGGAACGCCCTCCGGGACGCGCTGGAACGCCAGATCGACGGCCCGGTGCGGTGGGTGGAGTCGGTGCGCTTCTTGCACGACGAGATGGAAGTGAGGCGATTCGTCGAAGTCGGCCCGGGGAGCGTACTCTCCGGACTCGTGAAGCGCATCGTCCCCGGAGTCGAGACCGTCTCGATTCAGGAGCCTGCGGCGCTCGCGGCCCTTCTCGAAGCGCCCGCACCGCAGGAAGGCTGA